In a genomic window of Longimicrobiaceae bacterium:
- a CDS encoding biopolymer transporter ExbD: MAMGVGGKKGGAMNEINMTPMIDVLLVLLIIFMVVQQGLQRGVSVQVPPVKKEKQEVAQNVDQIVLDIRPGPEYFLNQEPIQPTALEERLREVFAPRPRKVIFVKGAENLTYGQVIYAVDATRAAGVEVVGLVPRPDAAPAPTT, translated from the coding sequence ATGGCGATGGGAGTAGGCGGCAAGAAGGGCGGCGCCATGAACGAGATCAACATGACGCCGATGATCGACGTGCTCCTGGTGCTGCTCATCATCTTCATGGTGGTGCAGCAGGGACTCCAGCGCGGCGTCAGCGTTCAGGTCCCGCCGGTGAAGAAGGAGAAGCAGGAGGTCGCCCAGAACGTCGACCAGATCGTTCTGGACATCCGGCCGGGGCCGGAGTACTTCCTCAACCAGGAGCCCATCCAGCCCACGGCGCTGGAGGAACGGCTCCGCGAGGTGTTCGCCCCGCGTCCGCGGAAGGTGATCTTCGTGAAGGGTGCGGAGAACCTCACCTACGGACAGGTGATCTACGCGGTCGACGCCACCCGCGCCGCGGGCGTGGAGGTCGTCGGGCTCGTCCCGCGCCCCGACGCCGCGCCGGCGCCCACCACCTGA
- a CDS encoding MotA/TolQ/ExbB proton channel family protein, which yields MQMDLQHLWEQTGWFNRGIIIILILMSIISLAVAVAKWLRFRKMATATRAFAPGFSQALENDNIPEALALTEQYPNSHVARVLGESLREVAPLLDDPRVAAAAITSAERSVEREQILLANDLKSGLGLLATVGATAPFVGLLGTTLGIVNAFTGMGQSGAGLEAVSAGIAEALIATAIGLIAAIPAVWLYNYFTARLDTLFSELAYAGREMIDWMMERQAKREISSGRAYGD from the coding sequence ATGCAGATGGATCTTCAGCACCTGTGGGAGCAGACCGGTTGGTTCAACAGGGGGATCATCATCATCCTGATCCTGATGAGCATTATCTCCCTGGCGGTCGCGGTGGCCAAGTGGCTCCGCTTCCGCAAGATGGCCACCGCCACGCGTGCCTTTGCCCCGGGCTTCTCCCAGGCGCTGGAGAATGACAACATCCCCGAGGCGCTCGCGCTCACCGAGCAGTACCCCAACTCCCACGTGGCCCGGGTGCTCGGCGAGTCCCTCCGCGAGGTGGCTCCGCTCCTCGACGACCCGCGCGTCGCCGCCGCCGCGATCACCTCGGCGGAGCGCTCCGTGGAGCGTGAGCAGATCCTGCTGGCCAACGACCTGAAGTCGGGCCTGGGGCTCCTGGCCACCGTCGGCGCGACCGCCCCGTTCGTGGGGCTGCTCGGCACCACGCTGGGCATCGTGAACGCGTTCACCGGCATGGGCCAGTCCGGCGCCGGCCTCGAGGCGGTGTCCGCGGGTATCGCCGAGGCGCTCATCGCGACGGCGATCGGCCTGATCGCGGCGATCCCGGCGGTGTGGCTGTACAACTACTTCACCGCGCGGCTGGACACGCTCTTCTCGGAGCTCGCCTACGCCGGTCGTGAGATGATCGACTGGATGATGGAGAGGCAGGCGAAGCGCGAGATCTCGTCCGGCCGCGCCTACGGAGACTGA
- a CDS encoding biopolymer transporter ExbD: MASRIGGNASFGGSALPTLAGVDTDVTADINVTPMIDVMLVLLIIFMVVTPALAGYTAVLPKARTAAPEKDDRVTLGIDAQGRYWIEDTPNPGPIPPAQLAQRLREAYRTRSPDDHVLYLKADHGVGYDKVLTAIDAAREAEVSRIGAITELPKGVTPKPGS; the protein is encoded by the coding sequence ATGGCATCGAGAATCGGCGGGAACGCGTCGTTCGGGGGCTCGGCGCTCCCCACGCTCGCGGGTGTCGACACCGACGTGACGGCCGACATCAACGTCACCCCGATGATCGACGTGATGCTGGTGCTCCTCATCATCTTCATGGTGGTGACGCCGGCCCTCGCCGGGTACACCGCGGTCCTGCCCAAGGCGCGGACCGCGGCCCCCGAGAAGGACGACCGGGTCACCCTCGGGATCGACGCGCAGGGAAGATACTGGATCGAGGACACCCCGAACCCCGGGCCGATTCCCCCGGCGCAGCTCGCGCAGCGGCTGCGGGAGGCCTACCGCACCCGGTCGCCGGACGACCACGTCCTGTACCTCAAGGCCGACCACGGCGTGGGATACGACAAGGTGCTGACCGCGATCGACGCGGCGCGCGAGGCCGAGGTCAGCCGCATCGGCGCCATCACCGAGCTCCCGAAGGGCGTTACGCCCAAGCCGGGATCCTGA